The sequence below is a genomic window from Lolium perenne isolate Kyuss_39 chromosome 4, Kyuss_2.0, whole genome shotgun sequence.
gaccgtttggatcctcccgggccggattatccggggccggattATTGCGAAAATCCGGGCCccaaaaaatggctaaggacttgaggaaaCTGCTCGCAGTaaggggcccggatattttgaaTCCGGGCCGGATTCccccccctgaaaactggcagaaacatcaacaCGAGAATGAGcataacttgagcatccggactccgattttgataatcttgggctcgttttgaagctagtaacaagcgctacaagatcatgcagggaaccatcatggtCCATCAAGGGAGTATAGAAACAAATGgtaaaaggtttgacctatctataaaagacaaaccggtaaaacctccaacctcgaaaatgcaacaagtttccCATCCAAAAACCATTctcgatgagctagagcttgtaatgagaataagcacaagctctaatacATCACATAGATAAGAtctaaataacaaccaagaaagatgatgcaaggatgcaaaggtttgagctctccaaaggatatgatcgagttactcactcgagagccctcttgatagtacgataactaaactataaaccggtctccaactacaccatgagaccggtaagaaagaaactctatcaagagcaaaccttatccttgcgcgttcctcttgagctcgatgatgacgatcttgaccacaacaagatggaacacctttcttgatagtgcttgcttgacgaagtcttgtggattgctcccccataatccaccatgggagagcttcttcttcggttcatcttcacatatccatgatcaccatatggatggaaagcttcaagcaaatgatctcttcgagatggctcatcttgaacttgcacttcatttcttcattcttcatcatgttgatgtcttgaagttaatttTGAGGGCTCGCgtaatcttcatcttcatcttcaagacatacttgacacttgatattcttcatcaatttcttcttattgcaaccttgaagccaacatatggttcaagcattgcctatggacaaatcctacaaatataactcaatgcaaacattactcCACAGGGATTGTAATTAATTACCAAaatcacacatgggggctccatgcactttcacagaCTGCATCCTTTCCACTCTTTTGGCATCCAATGGCTCATCACATGTCGGTACAGTGGATACATTCTTGAGGGTACACCTACCTTCCTAATTTATTTCTCATGGTCAGTAGTATGATGTTATTTGAATGATAAAAAAAAGGACCGTCCACAATTTCCTACATAAGTTTTAGAGAAAAACCCCAATTTGATCTATGAAGTTGCTCCGGATGTGCACTTTGATCATAAACTTGCAAATCGTGAATTCTGGGTCAGGAAGTTGCCTTGCGCAAGTGTTTTGGTCACTCAGCCATGGTGACCGTCTGCTAACGTGACCAACTGAGTTTTTTTTGCAAATTTCCccctatttttttgttttttccaaCTTTCTAGTCATCGGCTTGACTTTGTAGGGGGTAATTTGCAAAAAAATAATTGACCACGTCAGCAAACTAACACTAGCTAGCCGTGACAGAATGACGAAAACGCTCGTGGGGGGCAACTTTTTGACCCACAATTCACGATTTGTAAGTTTGTGACCAAAGCGTACATCCGGGCAACTTCATAGACCAAATTGGAGATTTTCTCTAAATTTTATTTGGCATATCATTTATGGTGTCATTATAACTATATACGAACTATTAGAACAATATCATAAGTAAGCACAAAACCGTTAAACATAATTCTAATATACTTTCAACTCACTAAAAGCGAGGGCCACGCTGTTAGTTTCGACCTAAATACAAGTGTAGCACCTTTGACTTGTGCGGGTCGTTTTTAGCATTGACTTTCAGCCTGGTGTGTACATGAACATGTACTGTGCATATGTTGTACGCGTGCATATATACGAGATAAACATTGACTTGGTTTGCTGGTCTAGTTACGTTAGCCCCTCAGGGTCAGGCCGATCACGTTTCCAGCGTAATTACAGGTACGCGGCATTCCATGCACGCTCGCCTTCGCCTGGCTTTTTTCGCTGTCACCGTCGCCCAAATTGACATAGCTTACGTGATGCGACTCGCCGATCCGCCCGTTGATGCTCGATCGGACGCACCGCCTGAAAACTTCACGGGCCAGAGAGTGATCAAGAAAGAAGAAAAGATGGAAGAAGATCACACGAGTGCAGGTAGCGGAGGCGATCGAGAGCCAACCTGTGCGTGCCAGCTGAGCTGCTGGATGCGCACGTACGCTCGCTCGCTCTCCCCATCAATGCCCAAGAAATCAGGAGAGAACACAGACGCAATTACTCCCTTCATGAGCGCCAGCGCCAGAAAAGAAACCCTAGAGAGAGGGGGACAGATCGATCATTGGTCGATCACAAGTCCTCGAGCGATACGTCAACCTTTCATGTGGACAAAGCAAAGCAAAGCAAAGCTCTCTGCGCATGTGATCTCTTTCGCCAAAGAGATCGACCCGAGGAGAGAGAGAAAACTGATGAAAGACAGATCCAGAGAGATGCTGGATGCACCCTGGCTGACTTTTGCAATGGAAAGCACAGCACAGCACAGCAGGAAGGTTACATATGATCATATGACCAACAGCTACCTAGCTTATGAGGTCATGTAGTATATAAGCACTCGCATAGTCACATGCAGCTGGGGAAAGCAGGCAGGGGTCGGTGTCTTAGAATAAAACGAGGCTAGCAGGGGAGAGGAGAAGCTTAGTGCCATGGCCTTGCAGGCATGGTAGGCTAGGCTAAGTACCTAAATAGATATATTTGGCTACCTTAGCTCTCCTCGAGACCAATATGGGGAGGCCACCGTGCTGTGACAATGGTGGCGCCGGCGTCAAGAAGGGGCCATGGACGCCGGAGGAGGACATCGTCCTCGTCTCCTACATCCAGCAACATGGCCCGGGGAACTGGCGCTCCGTGCCTGAGAACACCGGTCAGTTCCGTGCCCGTGCTTTTGATCAATTTCTACAGATCATTCACATGTTCTTGGTTTGTCTTTCATTAATATATGTACTGAGAGTATTGAGAGTCACATACTCTTGCTCGTTTCTTTCCTCCTTGCTTGTAAAACTTTAGGGTTGATGAGGTGCAGCAAGAGCTGCAGGCTGCGGTGGACCAACTACCTCAGGCCCGGAATCAAGCGAGGGAACTTCACCCCTCATGAGGAAGGGATCATCATCCACCTCCAGGCATTGCTTGGCAACAAGTAAGTAACCAACCATATGCACCACATGTCCATATGTCTTATTTAAACCTGGTGTTGCTTATACAGTAGTAAGCAAcaaaataaaatgaaaaggttGATTTGATCTTGCATAGATTTTGTATCCATACATCTCATTCGAGTCAAATGCCAATTGGGTTGCAAGGGGGTTTTGTTCAATTTTCTCTATCGATATAGCTATCCCCAAGGATTGATTGAGATCAAGGAGTATCCGAGCAAACCCTTAAAATTTTGGTTTACAGGCAACTTCACTTCATAAACCCGAAAGATTTCTTAGACACATTAATCAATCCTTAACTAGTTGGATTTTTAGTGGTGCCATCTGAACTTGCAACAGTCAAATTTCCGCCAAACTTTTGCAGTTTTGCATGCACATATGTTTAAACTGGTGCCCATCTTTCATGTGCAATTCAGGTGGGCAGCAATAGCCTCCTACCTGCCCCAAAGAACAGACAACGACATCAAGAACTACTGGAACACGCACCTAAAGAAGAAGGTGAAGAGGTTGCAACAACAAACACATCCTGCAGATCACTCCTGGAAGGAGCAGCCGACCACTGCCTCCAATGCAACGGCAGCAACCACCAGCTCAAATTGCTACAACCCTATCAGCAACAACCTCGATGAAGCCACGCAGGCCGCCATGGCCTACCCTGACACCACCTGCAACGCTGTGCCTGCCACCATGGCAGTCTCCAAGCTCTTCCAATCTTGGATGATGAAGGCGCCAGCACCGGCTGTGGGAGACTACAGGGCTATGGTGGCCATGCAGGAGTTCCAGGATGACCGGCAGACTGGTGCTGCAGTTTCTGCGAACAGTGGCGACAGGTCATCGTCCTCAGAGATGATGGCAGGCCATGGCGAGGCTCCCGTGGCCACCACTTTTTCGCTGCTCGAGAACTGGCTGCTTGACGACATGGTACCGGGGCAGGCTGCCATGGACGGGCTCGTGGAGTTCTCTGCTGGTTGCTATGCAGATCCTATAATGTTCTGATAGTGTATGTATTGGTctatctaggtttatttgcattacTACCGGTAAACCCCGATCTTGTGTTTCCGGTTCATAACCGTTGGTTTCATTTGGGGAGAATCCTGCAAATAATTCCCACTTCTATTTGGAGAAACTATTTTATCAGTATAATAAAAGGGGTCAGTATGAAGATATTGTCCTCCCTACAAAATTAAGATATTATAAATTTATGCTAATTGTATGGTTGGGTGGTATATTGCTATGTCCTATCTCTGTCTTGCTATGAAGATTTTCAAGGCTCAATTAAAATTTTGTCCCACTTTTCCTGACAATCAGTTGTCTAGACCATAGGCGTTTTTATTTCGTATAAGCACTGACTAGTTAACAAGCACTTGAAATTCTAAGTACTACATTAAGAGACAACGCAGCACATGAAATTCTAAGTAATACATTAAGAGACAGCGCAGCACTTGAAATTCTAAGTACTACATTAAGAGACAGCGCATCACTTGAAATTCTAAGTACTACATTAAGAGACAGTGCAGCAACTGAAGCACCGGAGAGGGGGCATTCGGCGGTATTAGTTGCATAGCTTTTGTGATGCAGCAATAGGAAAATGTATATTTTGGATTTGAAAAACATAGAAGCGAGTCATTTTGTGTAACTTCCAGTAAGGTAGCCTGAATTGTATATCAATATCAAAGAAAAGATTCATTTTCATGTGAATATCAAGACATGTATATGTAGGTACTCTGTAAGAAGCATAACAGGCAAATGGAGTTTCGCTTCAATAGCAGAAGGGAGAGAATCTCCACTGACAAAGACATCTGATCAAAACTTCCCAGGAAATTCTGACATCGGAATCTGTTTGGAATTTAACCGGAGTACCAGAAAAAACAATGGTTTGTCATAATCCACGGTACGGCGGATAAAACTACAACAGTACTTCCGCCACTAGTAAGGCACAATGCAACAATATACCAAGCTGGCAGAAAGCGCCGAGAAGGCGTCAACAACAATTACCTGCATAACCACTTTCCAGACAAACTAACTCGCCCTGACAAGATTTTCACAGCATATGACATAACCTTTTCGCATACACCCTTCATGAAGATGAAGCTCACACAGTGTTTACAGTATCAGCAAGTGACCTCAGTATGCATCCTAAGCCTGCTTTCTCCGTCAGTTTTTCATGAATTTTGAGGCATTGGTCACAAGTTGGCCTGTCACCCGTGGACAAACCTCTGTACAGGTACCTATATTGCAGCAGTGTTTAGAGACAAAACATTGGATACTAAATAGTTGCTATAAATTGACTTAAAAGTTTGTAGACTAAAGGGTGCCTCAAGCTCCCAAAACACATGCAGTCTAAAGTTATTACAGAGCGGGAGCATAAACAGCACCAACATAATATATGGGCAACAGTTTCAGAGAAGCATAAATAAGTGAAACCCGTGAGGAAAATATTATATTACCAATTAGTTGAACCACAAACTTAAGGAGAATGGTGTTGCAACTTTCTACCAAACATGAGAAAAATGGATATAAGAAGTGGCTACACTGGCATTAAGAACTCTGAGGTGGAAGCACTCAATAGAAAAGAAATGCTTTAGTAAACCTGAGTACCCATAGCCTGCTCATTAAGCTATTCGAGTATTCACGGATTTCACTGAATTTTTATTCTTACTACCATATAGGCAACACTCCATATGTGAAAAGATTGAAATGAAAATTACTTCAGCAGATCAGCTATTAATATAATGCAATGGAGTAATTGAATAACCAATTGCACTGCGGTCTAATAGAACCGTGTTAACATGATCAGGCAGCTTCcagtttccaaaaaaaaaaaaaaatgagaaAAAATCAACAGCTCTCTGCCTAAATTGCAACAGGCATGGAAGCCGTAAAACTGCAAAAtcctactccctccaatccataataGGTGTCGGGGATTTAGTTGAAGTTCTTCCAAATTTGAACTAAATCCCCGACACTTACtgtggatcagagggagtacgaTAGGTGTATAGATACATTGCAAGAGCTATCAACGATCTATGCAGAACAGTTGTAGTGAGATGCTAAGTGAACTAATACTTGCGGCAGTACTCAACAAGAAATTCGATTTTACAAGGACACATTTTGAAATGTAAACCACATAAGTGTTGCTCACAGCAATTTACTCTGATTAAATTAAGATAGTTGGATCTTGGCAGCAAGGAAGGGAATTAGGAAAGCAAAGGGAATGGGTCTCACTTCATGAGGATGTCGTAGTACTCGGGATCCAGCGAGTTGAACATGCCGTCGATGTCCCTGATCGCCATCATGGCGCGGTGCACCACGATCCAGTTCGCCGACTGCGACAAGATCAACAAGACAATATTTCTAAGACAATCCTATGGAAGAAAAATAGACAAGGTAGACCGCCCAAAGGAAACCGAACCTTGCATCGCTCATCGCGGGTCTTGAGGGGCGAGCCCTCGAGCGCCGTCTTCAGGGCCTCCACCGGCTTCGACCTGCCCGCGCAGCGCACTAATTAGGCAGCAGCCGAGGAATCGGGAGGGGAGGGGGGATAGGGGGTGCCTTACTGCTTGAGGAGAGTCTCGATCTTGCGGGACTTCTGCTCGATACGGCTGATGAGGGCCTCCAGATTCTCGTCCGTCTCGTGGTACGCCGCCGACGAGGCCATCTCGCCGGTGACCAGGAAGGCGGGGTGGTGTTGGGTTTCTGGTTTGGTGGCCCCTGTACGAGTCGGCTTCTGTGAgtgttgtgttcttgatgctgtgTCCACTTACGGCCCAAATCACCTTGTCCAATTGCATCTTCGATTACATGTTttttctactccctccgtctataTGAGATTTATCcaatgttcaagaaatcgttAATCTTAATTTATTGGTCGGTCTTAAAATAAATATTAATAGTTTATCAGCCGATTAATCAATTTTATCGGTCAACTATTTATCGGCTTATTTTTTGTAAATCCTAATTTTTGACACTAAATTTTCTATAATATGCTATGCAAAAAATAATATTTAAGCATTACACATAAGTATTACCTTGATTTCTTGCATTTGAATCAATAATAATGAAAATTTTGAGCTAATGTATAATTCCACAAAATCATAGAACGAAATTATCGACCGCCATACCAAATTTTATTGAAATTTCATTGACAATCCGCCGAAATATCGGTCATGAGAGTGAAAATCGGGTGAAATATCGGCTCTCATGCAGAAAATCAGCCGAAATATGGGTGGCGCGATAAACTGGACGATATGCCGAAATGGTTAccacccgattcacgataaatcgggatatcggccgattttttgaacagtggaTTTATCTAAATCAGAATATATCTAAATATTTAAATATTCCATCTGATTCAAATTAATTGATTTTATTTTATCTAGATACGAATGTATATAGTCAACATATGCATCTAGGTAcaaccatatctagacaaaataaagttaattaatttgagtCGGAGGGAGTAGCATATTTATACATCCAGATTTAGATAAATGTCATACATCTATTTATAGACATATGTAGTACTCCCTCTGTCACGCCAAACATGTCGGAGTCCACCCTCCCACCAGTCCCCCTAATACAATCTGATTGTTTCAAATCTGGGCTACAAATCAAATTCCAATTTCGATTCTTCTCACCGTCGATGgtctgctccgtcgccgtcgtgCTTCCCTCGCACGGACGCCCTCCTAATGCGGACGCGCACTGATGGACGGGCAGGAGCTCCCGAACGCCAGCATCACGGACAAGCGGGAGCTCGCCGACGCTGGACGGGGTGGCTCGACCTAGCGGCCGGCCAGCCTGCTAGCCACGCTCCCAAAGGTTTTTTTTTACAAACTGACCCGTCCGACATGTTTGGCATGACGGAGGGAGTAGAATATATTCTCTCAGACTACATTATGACTTAATATTTGGTCATGGTCCATGCAAGTTGCGAAAGAAAGTTTACATATTTTCGCTTATACATGTGTTTACCATCATCTGTTAATTGTTGTGCATTCTTTTTCAAAAAAATGGACGCTCTCAAACGCGTGTGCCTAAACTGGGAAATTTGGGTTTGTACCACCATAATCCAACCGGCCTGGAATGCACACAACCGGCCTTTTAGGTATGGGTcttcggatcttgcttcgccagatcgattttggatcttttgtcgttgttgccgcgaggaggattatcctcgcagtttttgtcccggctgctacgtcctcgacaatggtgattcgtactctcggctctccatcgacgacgacaaagctagttggttattattccctgatatactggtgttggtactcttgccgatgttgtatgattgctttaatggttgcgtgcgtgcacgcagtcttggcattgcggctcaaaaaattatgggagaactttcgtcggtatctacaggtctatggttcgttatgtatctttggctgccttcacaagagtacaagattgtgttctggaagaagaaagaaattgaagacctcgaagatttgttactatcttttagactttattttgtaatcgttggagtcagttcatgtatctctaccatgtactatttgttactatgaatatatgtggtattgattgtcaaaaaaaacgcGAAGCTTTGTACATGAGTTCAGTAAAACTATTAAAATGCTGGTTACTTCTATATTTGCAAATATTTATACTGGATATTAGTTAACCATACATGTAGCATTGTCTTGAAAATTACGTTCATAACATACAACGTCAGATTATGTCGAGTGTTACAGAAAAAATATTACGGAATTATAGTTGCCCAGCATCCATCTCGTTCAGAATTCTCACATTGTTAGCTTTATTAAGAAAAAATGGTAAATATTTCATAAAAGTGGTAAATATTTCAAATATATATTTATAAGCCTTATGAATATTTATACGGATTAACTTTTATTATAAACAGATTTTTTGCAGGCTTGTATTAGATTGGGTCAACAATCTAGCAACTAGTTGCTGACTATTGTGATCATCCATTTCATGAGGAGTCAACAATTAAGATACATGAATGTCTTATCTTTTTCACAAGTGTGAATAATACCTCTGGCGAAATAATACCAGAAGGCCCTAAAATGGGAACAAGTGTTGTGGGTCAGTTCTGAACTAATGATGATATGAAGATACCTAGCCTGGGCAATGGTACATCACTGCACAACAAGGCTAGTAAATTCATCTGTCCTATGTCACTTAAATTACAAACATCACTCGCTGGGTTGCTGACTGTTCCAGTCCCTTCATGTGTAGCATCAAAACCCCCCATACCGACACATTCATTTGTTGAGTTACTGCTTATAACTCTTCAACATTTGTGCGAAATATGTAATCCTCACTTTCGAGCTCTTCATGAAGCATGTTAATGCTTGGAGGAGCAAGCAACTTGTCTTGGTGACCACTGGGCTCTAGTGACCTCTTGCCCTAAGAGATTTAAgaatttaagaaaaataaaaataaggtttcttgcaAGGGAACTCATGGATTAGGTAGAGTTGCAATGCAACTGAGTGATGCAAAAAAACTTGTTCAGTGGCATCTAAAAGAACAAGGAGCACAAGAAAAAATTAAACCTTCTGAAGGGTGTAGAAGAAGTAATGGAAGCCATCACCAAAGGTGCTCCATTCGACAGACCATGTAAACCCAGGTGCCTCAAAAAATCGACGACGAAAATGTGGCTGTCCAATACAaggtaaaaaaaatcagaaagggGAGTAAAGCTGCAAAACAAATACTATCATAACTTCATAAGTGACAAAAACGATGACAAATGAAGAGCATGAAAGAGGGATTCAGACAACTGGATCTCCCAAACCTGTCCAAAGGTAATGGATACAAATATGCCGTCTGGCTTCAAAACCTTGTGGATACCTTCAAGCATTTTCATTATATTATCCACTGTTGTAGGATTGGGGTTCCACGGATCACCAATATCCACAGACAACGCATCCTGTCAAAAGGATGTTTCTGCATAAGTCTAACAGGCAACATCTAATAGTTTAATCACAACGTTGGATGGTATGGTAGAACAGAGGTGCAAGGATAAGTCGATGAACATGGTGCGTCTTTCTGAATTTTTGTGTAGAGATGCTAAGTTTATATTATCGATTGTAGGATTGAGTCTTTTTCCTCGGTTGTGCAGCAACCCTAACAGTAAAAATGTTAAGTAATTATCGAGATAACATACACATGAAACCACTTCACTGGTCACTAAGTTCTGTTAAAGAACTGATAAAAGAGATTTATCGCATTGGAGAGTCACACAAATGAGTTCTTTTAACTTAGTTACTAAATGTTGGCCTTCTTTTAACCGTGTAATTTATGATGAAACTTCTGCACAATTATGTTATCTTCCGCTGCTTCTTATGTGAATGACTGATTGGTCATTCAGTTAGCAGTAACACGGTACTATAAGAAGCTCCAAGGGTCATCTTGTGAAATGCTGAAATGGATGAAGTTGTGCATTTTCACTAAAAGCTCTAGTTATACTAACACATACTGGTATTATTAATATTATATACCTTGGGGATCCAAATAATATTTTGAATGTATTTTCCAACATGGCAAATCTGGCCAATACACTATTACCTAGGCCAAATAACCTATGCACACTTTAGCTGCGCTTGGCATTGAGGTTGATTAAAATAATCCTGCTGGTCTAGcaaatttttttctattttctagtttgaataaccAACCCTTTCCTATTTCCGCTGCTATTTTTCCACAACAGATTGTAGAATCAATTCACCACAGCGCAGTTCAGCAACCACAAGGTAAGTTTTCATGCTGAGGCATGCGAAATTGCAGTTGTAACCAGAAAATAACCGATGTTTCAATACATTTTGTTGGTTAATCTTTTATCTCTAAATAGGAGACCCCCACTAGAggatttctctcaacatgcaaggtATCCACCTCACCAAGCATATTTGACCAATCCTAGCCTCCCAAATCAGCAGCATGACATGTCAttattttgttttcatttttttttttttttttttgcagttgATGATCACTATGGAACGTCACAGCTGAAAATAGAATAGAAGTGGGGCACGTTTCCTCTCCATTATTGTGTGTTTGTAACCGATGTGTAAATTGGCCATTCCTCTCCTCATAGTCATACCGTCCGTCTTTAATTGCACAGATGTGATCTGCTTCGTCTGCTGAGAGAACTGATCGGTATTTAGCTTGACCTTGGGAGAGCACCTTTGAGGTCCTGTTAATCTTCCCTTCATGATTTCATTTGTGTGCTTCTAATCTCCCCTTCATGGACCAGATCTTCTTCTGTAAATCTCCACGAGTTCTCCGGAGTACTATAGGCCAGGGTGTGATGGATTCATGATTATGGTTGCAACTTTTGAGAAGTAACATGAAACTTAGTTTCATAGACAGGCTCAGGTTGCAGCATTGATCGTTGGTTCTTTTCTACATCATTGCCTCCTTTGATGAAGGATTTTTGCCTCCACATTGTGCTTCTACGGTTCTACTTCTATGAACTACCTGGTTCAAGATTGGGATTCATTTGCAATATGCACGAGCTTGTGGTCACTTCATACATAGTTTGATCACATCCCGTTTAATTTTAGAAGCACTCCAACTTCCAAGGGATATATCTATATTAAGCTCTCTGGATTTATCATGGTAGAGTATCTTTGAGGTATCaattctttttccttttttagCGCGGTGAATTGCTTAACTGCTCCTCCATACGAGTCCTGGCATAATTACATGTTTTCAGTTTTTCCATACTGCTGTGTGAAAACCATTGTTCATATTACATGTACCTATGACTATCTTTGAAATGAAGCTCAAAAATAAAGCCTAAACAAGTTTACATTTTTTCTTGCAGGCAGAAAATGGGGTGACTAAGAAAACAAGTTTAGAAACTTAATGTGCAGTTACTAATAGGATTTTCTAAACAGGTTGAGAATCCGTGCACATGACTTCTCTTTGCGTGCGTGTTACACATTTGGCCAGTCAAAAGGTTTGTTTCATTGCTGAATTTCATCGGTGAAGTTTGATCTTATTGTTGATTTATTTTTATCCATTTATGTATTTTAACTTCATATCTTTAAATTATTTGTTACTGAttttcgcagcaacgcgcggggtacccTATAGTTTTTTTAGTGGCAGTTAACAAGCACAACATGCTCTAGAAAAAAATGATTGTGAAAAATATCAAAGTCAGCAGTCGTACCATGGTTCCTTTCTCAATCACAAGGTCGAAGCTCTCACTCTCGAATGGCATGTCGAGCATGTCCGCCACCACCACATCCACACCTTGAAGAAACAGAAGGTGATTTCTTAGTCAACCAGTGGCGCCATCGGTAACGAACGTGCAGAAAGTACCTTCCTTTTGTTCTGGTAAGGAACGGCGAGTCGACCAAGTAGGTGAACTTACCACTGGTGCCCTGCTCCGCCAGCCGGTCGCGCATCCTCTGGACGGCGACCGGCGAGAGATCAATACAGGTGATGCCGCCGGCGACACCCTCCCGCAGGAGGTCCTCTCCAAGCCGCGAGCTGCCACACCCGACGTCGAGAACCTGCGCAGCACAGCACAACACGCAGAAAATCGCAGTACAGTTCGAATTCAGGAACTCGCAAATAAGGAAATCCACAAAGATGATCTGAAGAATCAGGGGAAGAGGTCGGGGGAGCACGAACCGAGATGGAGGGGGAGAGGAGCGGGGAGAGGAGGTGGCGGAAGTGGGAGAAGTCCTTCAACCACTCATAGTGCTCCTCCTTCCCGAACCGCTGGTCCCTGCGAAGCCATGACCGAGCTGCGTGAGAT
It includes:
- the LOC127295143 gene encoding MYB transcription factor 69, producing MGRPPCCDNGGAGVKKGPWTPEEDIVLVSYIQQHGPGNWRSVPENTGLMRCSKSCRLRWTNYLRPGIKRGNFTPHEEGIIIHLQALLGNKWAAIASYLPQRTDNDIKNYWNTHLKKKVKRLQQQTHPADHSWKEQPTTASNATAATTSSNCYNPISNNLDEATQAAMAYPDTTCNAVPATMAVSKLFQSWMMKAPAPAVGDYRAMVAMQEFQDDRQTGAAVSANSGDRSSSSEMMAGHGEAPVATTFSLLENWLLDDMVPGQAAMDGLVEFSAGCYADPIMF
- the LOC127295142 gene encoding actin-related protein 2/3 complex subunit 5A — protein: MASSAAYHETDENLEALISRIEQKSRKIETLLKQSKPVEALKTALEGSPLKTRDERCKSANWIVVHRAMMAIRDIDGMFNSLDPEYYDILMKYLYRGLSTGDRPTCDQCLKIHEKLTEKAGLGCILRSLADTVNTV
- the LOC127295139 gene encoding uncharacterized protein, which translates into the protein MYRPQRRKSTAFLDRICVGRFNHYASSPAAGAVTRHPRGVAPLEMRDEELVFQHSSEPSILTSDGHPKPALPRRLVGFNQPACSARRLAISVVARRTRATPPAAKQSARTSGAAAMSDDVAPCTALAYLDPSYWDQRFGKEEHYEWLKDFSHFRHLLSPLLSPSISVLDVGCGSSRLGEDLLREGVAGGITCIDLSPVAVQRMRDRLAEQGTSGVDVVVADMLDMPFESESFDLVIEKGTMDALSVDIGDPWNPNPTTVDNIMKMLEGIHKVLKPDGIFVSITFGQPHFRRRFFEAPGFTWSVEWSTFGDGFHYFFYTLQKGKRSLEPSGHQDKLLAPPSINMLHEELESEDYIFRTNVEEL